From a region of the Carassius auratus strain Wakin unplaced genomic scaffold, ASM336829v1 scaf_tig00217215, whole genome shotgun sequence genome:
- the LOC113100271 gene encoding monocyte chemotactic protein 1B-like, protein MSASRFVIFTAVVVLLCAVSLSEGLRIGPQRCCFTFSTRPVPIKRVVEYSMTSQQCTNEAVLFKTVKGHYVCANPTDSWVKENIKIIDSRNVGSQGTL, encoded by the exons ATGTCTGCTTCTCGCTTCGTCATTTTCACCGCAGTGGTGGTGCTTCTGTGCGCAGTTAGCCTCAGTGAAG GTTTACGTATTGGACCACAAAGGTGCTGTTTTACCTTTTCAACCCGTCCTGTGCCAATCAAAAGAGTGGTTGAGTACAGCATGACAAGCCAGCAGTGCACCAATGAAGCCGTGCT GTTCAAGACTGTGAAGGGTCATTACGTGTGTGCCAACCCCACTGACTCATGGGTAAAGGAGAACATCAAGATCATTGACAGCAGGAACGTCGGAAGCCAAGGGACCTTGTAA